From Nicotiana tabacum cultivar K326 chromosome 15, ASM71507v2, whole genome shotgun sequence, the proteins below share one genomic window:
- the LOC107815820 gene encoding uncharacterized protein LOC107815820 isoform X1 — protein MEPLGGLSKRGKQEIQPQISVLGMELGRPSDEEEKEKKRIKDQLFQACMENRWTGVKQLYINDKFAQESKLTKSEDTVLHLAISSYHPHRDDSLQKTHLDCIKDMVVKIPKENRLCILKQKNEKGNTPLHLAAELGSVSIIACLVNPQEPELIWEINSKGETPLFVAAYRGRLDAFLYLDECCQNEKSRKDPIVLCRRGDGDNILHAAISGEYFKLAFQIINRYGLLVNRLNSEGMSPLHFLSRMPQVFKSGSHFRYIDSIIYYCITVEELKIEKYKTEGIEDTYRRLPDNWKLPDNYQTLVEFLELLWNGTANVLDYIKEICSGKQANKSKALTEETKVKRDKKSPGNQDDPENPPIPGEGIHMYTLQLKLNATTGVTNVNQDKKSRAQGKRNGNLFPANYTTFINFVKLLMKILLIVMGIGLQRTKKLEEKKKHHQWAVKIMKLMIEKEESYKFYENTGEKPEDKDLYDQGLYKQIGKPPPAPPPTDINLEKAEEPSDIAQIKQPATSSTDNKKKDDIKSELSKTKATPLLVASKMGIVEMVKEILKKFPIAIQDTDSDEKNILLLAVEHRQTAVYNWLIGQKYPERVFYHVDKQENNAVHLAALFQKHELWRIPGTALQLQGERKWYKYVKHTLPKQSYVRYNKKGQTPREIFRETHAKLLKDGTEWLVTTSNSFSVVAALIATVAFATASAVPGGADDFGRPYLESQPAFSVFSISSLVSLCFSVTALVFFLAILTSRCQHSDFEKDLPRKLLLGLTSLFASITAILVSFCAAHFFVLQDNLRRAAFPIYGVTCIPVVFFAFNQFPLYFDLIRSYIQQLPLRSYKVFYNESSGASSSDQTKEGKEKDD, from the exons ATGGAGCCTTTAGGTGGGCTGAGCAAAAGAGGAAAACAAGAAATTCAACCACAGATTTCGGTACTAGGAATGGAATTGGGACGACCTTCCGATGaggaagaaaaggagaaaaaaagaattaaagaTCAATTATTTCAAGCCTGCATGGAGAATAGGTGGACAGGAGTTAAGCAACTGTACATCAACGACAAGTTTGCCCAAGAATCCAAACTCACTAAATCTGAAGATACTGTTCTTCACTTAGCTATCTCTTCTTACCATCCACATCGAGATGACTCTTTACAGAAAACTCATCTTGATTGTATTAAGGATATGGTAGTTAAAATACCAAAGGAAAATCGATTGTGTATCTTAAAACAAAAGAACGAAAAAGGAAACACACCTCTTCACCTTGCAGCAGAACTCGGAAGTGTCTCCATAATTGCGTGTTTGGTAAACCCACAAGAACCTGAACTCATCTGGGAGATCAATTCAAAAGGGGAAACCCCTTTATTCGTTGCTGCTTATCGTGGCAGGCTAGATGCTTTTCTCTACCTAGATGAGTGTTGTCAAAATGAAAAGAGCAGAAAAGATCCAATTGTACTTTGCAGGAGGGGAGATGGGGATAACATTCTACATGCAGCCATCTCTGGCGAGTACTTTA AGTTGGCTTTTCAGATAATAAATCGCTATGGGCTACTTGTCAACCGTTTAAACTCAGAGGGCATGTCTCCTCTACACTTTCTATCTAGGATGCCTCAAGTATTCAAAAGTGGAAGCCATTTTCGGTACATAGATAGCATTATCTACTACT GCATAACTGTCGAAGAGCTAAAGATagagaaatataaaactgaaggcATAGAAGACACATATCGTAGACTCCCAGATAACTGGAAACTCCCAGATAACTACCAAACACTGGTGGAGTTCTTGGAACTACTTTGGAATGGAACTGCAAATGTTCTTG ATTACATTAAGGAAATATGTAGCGGGAAGCAAGCAAACAAGTCTAAAG CTCTTACTGAAGAAACTAAAGTGAAGCGAGATAAGAAGTCTCCAG GCAATCAAGATGATCCTGAGAATCCCCCAATTCCAGGTGAAGGCATACACATGTATACACTGCAGTTGAAACTAAATG CAACTACTGGAGTAACCAATGTGAATCAAGACAAGAAGTCTAGAG CTCAAGGGAAGAGAAATGGCAACTTATTTCCAGCCAACTACACCACCTTTATCAATTTCGTCAAATTACTAATGAAGATTTTGCTAATTGTAATGGGTATTG GGCTCCAAAGGACAAAGAAATTAGAGGAAAAGAAGAAGCACCATCAATGGGCAGTTAAAATTATGAAGTTGATGATTGAGAAAGAAGAAAGTTACAAATTCTATGAAAATACTGGGGAGAAGCCTGAAGATAAGGACCTCTATGATCAAGGCCTCTATAAACAAATTGGAAAACCTCCTCCAGCACCTCCTCCAACAGATATTAATTTAGAAAAAGCAGAAGAACCTAGTGACATTGCACAGATCAAGCAACCAGCAACCTCAAGCACAGATAACAAAAAGAAAGATGATATCAAATCTG AGTTGTCGAAGACCAAAGCGACACCCCTATTAGTGGCATCAAAGATGGGTATCGTAGAGATGGTGAAGGAGATCCTTAAAAAGTTCCCCATAGCCATTCAAGATACGGATTCTGACGAGAAGAATATCTTGCTTTTGGCTGTAGAGCATAGGCAAACAGCCGTCTATAACTGGTTAATAGGACAAAAGTATCCAGAGCGCGTGTTTTACCATGTGGACAAACAAGAAAACAATGCAGTACACTTAGCTGCATTGTTTCAGAAGCACGAGTTGTGGCGCATCCCTGGTACTGCGTTACAGTTGCAAGGCGAAAGGAAGTGGTACAAG TATGTGAAGCACACTTTGCCAAAGCAATCATACGTCCGTTATAATAAAAAAGGTCAGACACCAAGAGAGATCTTCAGAGAGACGCATGCAAAGTTACTCAAAGATGGCACTGAGTGGCTTGTCACAACCTCAAATTCGTTCTCTGTCGTTGCAGCACTGATTGCTACAGTTGCATTTGCTACAGCTTCTGCAGTCCCAGGCGGAGCCGATGATTTTGGCCGTCCATACCTTGAAAGTCAACCTGCTTTTTCAGTATTTTCTATCTCATCACTTGTTTCTCTTTGCTTCTCTGTCACGGCCCTGGTGTTTTTTCTAGCTATCCTCACATCTCGATGCCAGCACAGTGATTTCGAGAAAGACTTGCCAAGAAAGTTGCTCCTAGGATTAACTTCGCTTTTTGCATCAATAACTGCTATCTTGGTCTCATTCTGCGCTGCGCATTTCTTTGTCCTCCAGGATAACTTAAGGAGAGCAGCATTTCCAATATACGGGGTGACATGCATACCTGTGGTGTTTTTTGCATTTAATCAATTCCCTCTCTATTTTGATCTCATAAGGTCATACATCCAACAGCTACCACTTCGTAGCTATAAGGTGTTTTATAACGAGTCCTCAGGCGCAAGTAGCTCAGATCAGACGAAAGAAGGTAAAGAGAAGGATGATTGA
- the LOC107815819 gene encoding O-fucosyltransferase 6-like produces the protein MAFSRRRHHHYSRRRWLIPAISAASGFLLLFIFFLSILAPSPNGNRLFHLPRRRSSGENDADNDFEDSQSHVPIKARSGGLSDGDIWSSRNSKFFYGCSNASNEFLKAQDITHPNRYLSIVTSGGLNQQRTAITDAVVAARILNATLVVPKLDKSSYWKDSSGFSDIFDVDWFIKYLAKDVSIVKELPLRRGQIWSPYRMRVPRKCTDRCYINRVLPVLNKKHAVQITKFDYRLANKLDTDLQKLRCRVNYHALKFADPILGMGEKLVQRMRMRSGHFIALHLRFEPDMLAFSGCYYGGGDKERRELGKIRKKWKTLHDSDPDKARRHGRCPLTPEEVGLMLRSLGYGEDVHIYVASGEIYGGEETLTPLKALFPNFYTKDTLATKDELEPFSSFSSRMAALDFIVCDESDVFVTNNHGNMAKILAGRRRYFGHKPTIRPNGRKLYRLFLNRNYMTEKEFVYRVCKYQRGFMGEPKEVGPSWGVFHENPSSCICEKVDNATAETSHSTSRLETLPKVTSTDYDIDISENPELDMLLSD, from the exons ATGGCCTTCTCTCGGCGGCGCCACCACCATTATAGCCGTAGACGGTGGCTAATCCcggccatctccgctgcctctgGTTTTCTTCTCCTATTTATCTTTTTCCTCTCCATTCTCGCTCCTTCTCCCAATGGCAATCGTCTCTTTCATCTTCCCCGTCGTCGTTCCTCG GGAGAAAATGATGCTGATAATGATTTTGAAGATTCTCAATCTCATGTTCCG ATCAAGGCTAGATCAGGAGGACTATCCGATGGGGATATCTGGAGTTCCAGAAATTCCAAGTTCTTTTATGGATGCAGTAATGCTAGCAACGAATTCCTAA AAGCACAGGACATCACTCATCCAAATCGTTACTTGTCGATTGTAACAAGTGGAGGTCTTAACCAACAAAGAACCGCG ATAACTGATGCTGTTGTTGCAGCTCGCATTTTAAATGCTACTCTTGTTGTTCCGAAGCTGGACAAGAGTTCTTACTGGAAAGACTCAAG CGGCTTCtctgatatttttgatgttgattgGTTTATAAAATATCTAGCAAAAGATGTTTCAATTGTAAAGGAACTCCCACTCAGAAGAGGGCAAATCTGGTCACCTTATAGAATGCGAGTTCCTAGAAAGTGCACTGACCGATGCTATATAAATCGTGTATTGCCTGTACTTAACAAGAAACAT GCTGTACAGATCACCAAGTTTGACTATCGACTTGCAAATAAGCTGGATACAGATTTGCAAAAGCTTAGATGCAGAGTTAATTATCATGCATTGAAGTTTGCTGACCCTATACTTGGAATGGGTGAGAAATTGGTCCAGCGAATGAGGATGAGGAGCGGCCATTTTATCGCTCTTCACCTAAG GTTTGAACCCGATATGCTTGCATTCTCAGGATGCTACTATGGAGGGGGGGATAAGGAGAGGAGAGAATTGGGCAAGATACggaagaagtggaaaactttacAT GACAGTGACCCAGATAAGGCAAGGAGGCATGGAAGATGCCCTCTAACTCCTGAAGAAGTCGGCTTGATGCTGAGATCACTTGGATATGGCGAAGATGTTCATATATATGTAGCATCCGGTGAAATATACGGAGGAGAAGAGACATTAACTCCATTGAAAGCCCTCTTTCCAAACTTCTACACAAAGGACACCCTTGCCACCAAGGATGAGTTAGAACCATTTTCTTCGTTTTCGTCTAGAATGGCCGCTCTTGACTTCATAGTTTGTGATGAAAGTGATGTATTTGTCACCAACAACCACGGAAACATGGCGAAAATTTTAGCAGGGCGAAG GAGATATTTTGGTCATAAGCCTACCATTCGCCCGAATGGTAGGAAACTATATCGCTTGTTTTTAAACAGAAATTACATGACAGAGAAGGAGTTTGTATATAGAGTTTGTAAATATCAGAGAGGTTTCATGGGAGAGCCTAAGGAGGTCGGACCAAGCTGGGGCGTATTTCATGAAAATCCATCTTCATGCATATGTGAGAAAGTAGATAACGCTACAGCAGAGACTTCGCATAGTACGTCTCGACTCGAAACTTTGCCTAAGGTTACAAGTACTGACTATGACATTGACATATCTGAGAATCCGGAGTTGGACATGTTGCTTTCAGATTAA
- the LOC107815821 gene encoding PLASMODESMATA CALLOSE-BINDING PROTEIN 1 yields MELAPQISILVVIFCSLNIIIVTIEATWCVVRSDASAQALQRGLDYACSYGADCAPIQSSGLCYLPNTIQNHASYAYNSFYQRKNEAPGSCQFSGTATIAKTDPSYGSCVYPASPRAAGGLIPPEAGGRNNTSGGISIIPVLYPPPPTNINAVYGNGSDIPNSQDSKATSPKFWTMASLVPPYLMLLFLHIFQHL; encoded by the exons ATGGAATTAGCACCACAAATATCCATACTTGTAGTCATATTTTGCAGCCTAAATATTATTATTGTGACAATAGAAGCAACATGGTGTGTTGTTAGAAGTGATGCAAGTGCACAAGCTTTGCAAAGAGGTTTAGATTATGCTTGTAGCTATGGTGCTGATTGTGCACCTATTCAATCTTCTGGCCTTTGTTATCTCCCAAATACTATTCAAAATCATGCTTCTTATGCTTATAATAGTTTCTATCAGAGGAAGAATGAAGCCCCTGGCTCTTGTCAATTTTCTGGCACTGCTACTATTGCCAAAACTGATCCAA GCTATGGATCTTGTGTTTACCCAGCTTCTCCGAG GGCTGCTGGTGGGCTGATTCCTCCCGAGGCGGGAGGACGCAACAATACAAGTGGAGGAATCTCGATCATCCCAGTTTTGTATCCGCCACCACCAACAAATATAAACGCCGTGTACGGTAATGGATCGGACATTCCCAACTCTCAAGATTCTAAAGCCACTTCTCCCAAGTTTTGGACAATGGCAAGCTTAGTTCCACCATATTTGATGCTTCTCTTCCTTCATATTTTTCAACATTTGTAG
- the LOC107815820 gene encoding uncharacterized protein LOC107815820 isoform X2: MEPLGGLSKRGKQEIQPQISVLGMELGRPSDEEEKEKKRIKDQLFQACMENRWTGVKQLYINDKFAQESKLTKSEDTVLHLAISSYHPHRDDSLQKTHLDCIKDMVVKIPKENRLCILKQKNEKGNTPLHLAAELGSVSIIACLVNPQEPELIWEINSKGETPLFVAAYRGRLDAFLYLDECCQNEKSRKDPIVLCRRGDGDNILHAAISGEYFKLAFQIINRYGLLVNRLNSEGMSPLHFLSRMPQVFKSGSHFRYIDSIIYYCITVEELKIEKYKTEGIEDTYRRLPDNWKLPDNYQTLVEFLELLWNGTANVLDYIKEICSGKQANKSKALTEETKVKRDKKSPGNQDDPENPPIPATTGVTNVNQDKKSRAQGKRNGNLFPANYTTFINFVKLLMKILLIVMGIGLQRTKKLEEKKKHHQWAVKIMKLMIEKEESYKFYENTGEKPEDKDLYDQGLYKQIGKPPPAPPPTDINLEKAEEPSDIAQIKQPATSSTDNKKKDDIKSELSKTKATPLLVASKMGIVEMVKEILKKFPIAIQDTDSDEKNILLLAVEHRQTAVYNWLIGQKYPERVFYHVDKQENNAVHLAALFQKHELWRIPGTALQLQGERKWYKYVKHTLPKQSYVRYNKKGQTPREIFRETHAKLLKDGTEWLVTTSNSFSVVAALIATVAFATASAVPGGADDFGRPYLESQPAFSVFSISSLVSLCFSVTALVFFLAILTSRCQHSDFEKDLPRKLLLGLTSLFASITAILVSFCAAHFFVLQDNLRRAAFPIYGVTCIPVVFFAFNQFPLYFDLIRSYIQQLPLRSYKVFYNESSGASSSDQTKEGKEKDD; encoded by the exons ATGGAGCCTTTAGGTGGGCTGAGCAAAAGAGGAAAACAAGAAATTCAACCACAGATTTCGGTACTAGGAATGGAATTGGGACGACCTTCCGATGaggaagaaaaggagaaaaaaagaattaaagaTCAATTATTTCAAGCCTGCATGGAGAATAGGTGGACAGGAGTTAAGCAACTGTACATCAACGACAAGTTTGCCCAAGAATCCAAACTCACTAAATCTGAAGATACTGTTCTTCACTTAGCTATCTCTTCTTACCATCCACATCGAGATGACTCTTTACAGAAAACTCATCTTGATTGTATTAAGGATATGGTAGTTAAAATACCAAAGGAAAATCGATTGTGTATCTTAAAACAAAAGAACGAAAAAGGAAACACACCTCTTCACCTTGCAGCAGAACTCGGAAGTGTCTCCATAATTGCGTGTTTGGTAAACCCACAAGAACCTGAACTCATCTGGGAGATCAATTCAAAAGGGGAAACCCCTTTATTCGTTGCTGCTTATCGTGGCAGGCTAGATGCTTTTCTCTACCTAGATGAGTGTTGTCAAAATGAAAAGAGCAGAAAAGATCCAATTGTACTTTGCAGGAGGGGAGATGGGGATAACATTCTACATGCAGCCATCTCTGGCGAGTACTTTA AGTTGGCTTTTCAGATAATAAATCGCTATGGGCTACTTGTCAACCGTTTAAACTCAGAGGGCATGTCTCCTCTACACTTTCTATCTAGGATGCCTCAAGTATTCAAAAGTGGAAGCCATTTTCGGTACATAGATAGCATTATCTACTACT GCATAACTGTCGAAGAGCTAAAGATagagaaatataaaactgaaggcATAGAAGACACATATCGTAGACTCCCAGATAACTGGAAACTCCCAGATAACTACCAAACACTGGTGGAGTTCTTGGAACTACTTTGGAATGGAACTGCAAATGTTCTTG ATTACATTAAGGAAATATGTAGCGGGAAGCAAGCAAACAAGTCTAAAG CTCTTACTGAAGAAACTAAAGTGAAGCGAGATAAGAAGTCTCCAG GCAATCAAGATGATCCTGAGAATCCCCCAATTCCAG CAACTACTGGAGTAACCAATGTGAATCAAGACAAGAAGTCTAGAG CTCAAGGGAAGAGAAATGGCAACTTATTTCCAGCCAACTACACCACCTTTATCAATTTCGTCAAATTACTAATGAAGATTTTGCTAATTGTAATGGGTATTG GGCTCCAAAGGACAAAGAAATTAGAGGAAAAGAAGAAGCACCATCAATGGGCAGTTAAAATTATGAAGTTGATGATTGAGAAAGAAGAAAGTTACAAATTCTATGAAAATACTGGGGAGAAGCCTGAAGATAAGGACCTCTATGATCAAGGCCTCTATAAACAAATTGGAAAACCTCCTCCAGCACCTCCTCCAACAGATATTAATTTAGAAAAAGCAGAAGAACCTAGTGACATTGCACAGATCAAGCAACCAGCAACCTCAAGCACAGATAACAAAAAGAAAGATGATATCAAATCTG AGTTGTCGAAGACCAAAGCGACACCCCTATTAGTGGCATCAAAGATGGGTATCGTAGAGATGGTGAAGGAGATCCTTAAAAAGTTCCCCATAGCCATTCAAGATACGGATTCTGACGAGAAGAATATCTTGCTTTTGGCTGTAGAGCATAGGCAAACAGCCGTCTATAACTGGTTAATAGGACAAAAGTATCCAGAGCGCGTGTTTTACCATGTGGACAAACAAGAAAACAATGCAGTACACTTAGCTGCATTGTTTCAGAAGCACGAGTTGTGGCGCATCCCTGGTACTGCGTTACAGTTGCAAGGCGAAAGGAAGTGGTACAAG TATGTGAAGCACACTTTGCCAAAGCAATCATACGTCCGTTATAATAAAAAAGGTCAGACACCAAGAGAGATCTTCAGAGAGACGCATGCAAAGTTACTCAAAGATGGCACTGAGTGGCTTGTCACAACCTCAAATTCGTTCTCTGTCGTTGCAGCACTGATTGCTACAGTTGCATTTGCTACAGCTTCTGCAGTCCCAGGCGGAGCCGATGATTTTGGCCGTCCATACCTTGAAAGTCAACCTGCTTTTTCAGTATTTTCTATCTCATCACTTGTTTCTCTTTGCTTCTCTGTCACGGCCCTGGTGTTTTTTCTAGCTATCCTCACATCTCGATGCCAGCACAGTGATTTCGAGAAAGACTTGCCAAGAAAGTTGCTCCTAGGATTAACTTCGCTTTTTGCATCAATAACTGCTATCTTGGTCTCATTCTGCGCTGCGCATTTCTTTGTCCTCCAGGATAACTTAAGGAGAGCAGCATTTCCAATATACGGGGTGACATGCATACCTGTGGTGTTTTTTGCATTTAATCAATTCCCTCTCTATTTTGATCTCATAAGGTCATACATCCAACAGCTACCACTTCGTAGCTATAAGGTGTTTTATAACGAGTCCTCAGGCGCAAGTAGCTCAGATCAGACGAAAGAAGGTAAAGAGAAGGATGATTGA
- the LOC107764672 gene encoding uncharacterized protein LOC107764672: MAMILRLQEEKASIEMDARQYQRLIEEEMNVLTEILVRTEREKHFLEKELEVYRQMSYLGNEESTVDSGILADALRRADASSDPTEDPVLMLHQISTSFEAENRNSVEVISVDNKSYTALGGKAPIQKQNKDASSQKQVDLREHSYSSQEFQEKEMVLMVNTSDVNQKLPDHAISLGGEVLKENPDTETCERACINVSGKDKCLKYHETDGYQGLKCPWHVKEKAFSKCFCRNATKLLRGSNGSELGVPNTVPWIFHHSCSYPRKTIQLMPHIVF; the protein is encoded by the exons ATGGCTATGATCTTACGTCTACAAGAGGAGAAGGCATCTATTGAAATGGACGCCCGGCAATACCAGAGATTAATTGAAGAGGAAATGAACGTTCTAACGGAGATCCTGGTGCGGACAGAGAGGGAGAAACACTTTTTGGAGAAGGAACTTGAAGTGTATAGGCAGATGTCTTATCTTGGAAATGAGGAATCAACAGTTGATAGTGGGATTTTAGCGGATGCTCTAAGACGTGCTGATGCTTCATCCGATCCTACTGAGGATCCAGTTCTTATGCTTCATCAGATTAGTACATCGTTTGAGGCAGAAAACAGGAATTCCGTGGAGGTAATTTCTGTTGATAATAAAAGTTATACTGCTTTGGGGGGAAAGGCACCAATACAAAAACAGAATAAAGATGCCAGCTCCCAAAAGCAAGTTGACCTAAGAGAGCATTCTTATAGCAGCCAAGAATTTCAGGAGAAAGAGATGGTGCTTATGGTTAACACCTCTGATGTAAACCAGAAGCTTCCTGATCATGCCATTTCGCTTGGAGGGGAAGTGCTAAAAGAAAATCCAGATACAGAAACCTGTGAAAGAGCTTGTATTAATGTTTCTGGAAAAGACAAGTGTTTGAAGTATCATGAGACGGATGGATATCAGGGATTAAAATGTCCAT GGCATGTCAAAGAAAAGGCGTTCTCGAAGTGTTTCTGTAGGAATGCAACAAAGCTCTTGAG GGGTTCAAATGGTTCTGAGCTTGGAGTTCCTAATACTGTGCCTTGGATCTTCCATCACAGTTGCTCCTATCCGAGGAAGACAATCCAATTAATGCCCCATATTGTTTTCTGA